One genomic window of Thermoplasmata archaeon includes the following:
- a CDS encoding threonine synthase: MRPAFLECTGCSKKHEVRLRNVCDCGAPLFARYEWGDLRREDLPARKDLWRYAPLLPLNETEIRSRGEGGTPLYKLDRIGSGGRVARLKLAALHVKDEGLNPTGTFKARGMAVAVPMGQALGASTLAVPTAGNAGAALALYAATYGVRAIVVMAKDGPIAAASETLAYGAHLLQVDEDIADAGRIVQDLAQTTPTFSVATLREPYRVEGKKTMLLEIWEALGTMPDWILFPTGGGTGIAGMWKALRELRELGWFEGPWPRIGLVQAAGCAPLVRAWQERRESAEPWPNPKTSAAGLRVPSTVGDRIVLRALRETRGAAVSVSDEAIAVAARTFAALEGVGACREGAATLAGLRRFYDEGTITQDDRVVLVNTGAPRDFEAPLPRVPAVRSAEQIRAYLGLTSRAP; this comes from the coding sequence GTGCGTCCCGCGTTCCTCGAGTGCACCGGTTGTTCGAAGAAGCACGAGGTCCGGCTGCGGAACGTCTGCGATTGCGGCGCTCCGCTGTTCGCGCGATACGAATGGGGCGATCTCCGGCGGGAGGATCTCCCGGCGCGAAAGGATCTGTGGCGATACGCCCCGTTACTCCCGCTGAACGAGACCGAGATCCGTTCCCGCGGCGAGGGTGGCACGCCGCTTTACAAGCTAGACCGGATCGGGAGCGGCGGACGGGTCGCGCGGCTCAAGCTGGCCGCGTTGCACGTCAAGGACGAGGGACTCAATCCGACAGGCACGTTCAAGGCGCGCGGCATGGCGGTGGCGGTGCCGATGGGCCAGGCCCTCGGCGCGTCGACCCTCGCGGTGCCGACCGCGGGGAACGCGGGCGCCGCGCTGGCCTTGTACGCCGCCACGTACGGGGTGCGGGCGATCGTCGTCATGGCCAAAGATGGACCGATCGCCGCGGCGTCGGAAACCCTCGCCTACGGCGCCCACCTCCTCCAGGTCGATGAGGACATCGCGGACGCGGGCCGAATCGTCCAGGATCTCGCGCAGACCACGCCGACGTTCAGCGTCGCGACGCTACGGGAGCCGTATCGCGTCGAAGGAAAGAAGACGATGCTGCTGGAGATCTGGGAAGCCCTCGGGACGATGCCGGATTGGATCCTCTTCCCGACGGGGGGAGGGACCGGAATCGCTGGCATGTGGAAGGCCCTTCGGGAGCTCCGGGAACTCGGCTGGTTCGAAGGGCCGTGGCCCCGGATCGGACTCGTCCAGGCCGCCGGGTGCGCGCCCCTCGTGCGCGCGTGGCAGGAACGTCGGGAGTCGGCCGAGCCGTGGCCGAACCCGAAGACGAGCGCGGCCGGGCTGCGCGTCCCCTCGACCGTGGGGGACCGCATCGTCCTCCGGGCGCTCCGGGAGACGCGGGGCGCCGCGGTCTCGGTATCCGACGAGGCGATCGCCGTCGCGGCCCGGACATTCGCGGCCCTCGAGGGCGTCGGCGCATGCCGGGAAGGGGCCGCGACCCTGGCGGGACTCCGCCGCTTCTACGACGAAGGGACGATTACACAGGACGATCGGGTGGTCCTCGTGAACACGGGCGCCCCGCGCGATTTCGAGGCGCCGCTCCCCCGAGTGCCGGCCGTCCGGAGCGCCGAGCAAATCCGGGCGTACCTCGGGCTCACGTCGAGAGCGCCTTGA
- the larE gene encoding ATP-dependent sacrificial sulfur transferase LarE — protein MMAATTPALKLGPAYEGMVTAMRARGRILVAYSGGVDSGLVARVARDAVGGDALAVIADAESLARRELDEALAEAAEIGIAVKVIRVSELANDRYVANPTNRCYFCRQELGGALRPIAAELGYQVIADGVNLSDLGDHRPGIQAMNEAGFWHPLVEFGLAKQDVRALAEALGLTFYDKPSNACLSSRIPHQTRITVTLLQQVEAAEAYLRSRGFRQVRVRHHGEIARIEVVPEDIPRLRSIEEEVAMTLRSIGYQRTLIDPNGYRSLG, from the coding sequence ATGATGGCGGCTACGACCCCCGCGCTGAAACTCGGCCCCGCGTACGAGGGGATGGTCACTGCGATGCGGGCCCGTGGCCGAATCTTGGTCGCGTACTCCGGAGGCGTGGACAGCGGCCTGGTGGCTCGGGTCGCTCGTGACGCGGTCGGCGGGGACGCGCTCGCCGTGATCGCGGACGCGGAGTCCCTGGCTCGACGTGAGCTCGATGAGGCGCTCGCCGAGGCCGCGGAGATTGGGATCGCGGTAAAGGTAATCCGCGTGTCGGAGTTGGCGAACGATCGGTACGTCGCGAATCCCACGAACCGTTGCTATTTCTGCCGACAGGAACTCGGTGGGGCGTTGCGGCCGATCGCGGCGGAACTCGGTTACCAAGTCATCGCCGACGGCGTGAACCTGTCCGACCTCGGCGACCATCGACCTGGAATTCAAGCGATGAACGAGGCCGGTTTCTGGCATCCCCTCGTCGAGTTCGGCCTCGCGAAGCAGGACGTCCGGGCGCTCGCGGAGGCTCTCGGTCTGACCTTCTACGACAAGCCGAGCAACGCGTGCCTTTCCTCCCGCATCCCGCACCAGACGCGCATCACCGTCACGCTGTTGCAACAAGTCGAGGCCGCCGAGGCCTATCTGCGAAGCCGCGGGTTCCGCCAAGTCCGCGTCCGTCATCACGGTGAAATCGCCCGAATCGAAGTGGTCCCTGAAGACATTCCTCGCCTCCGCTCGATCGAGGAGGAGGTCGCGATGACGCTTCGATCCATCGGATACCAACGGACCCTGATTGACCCGAACGGCTACCGTTCCCTTGGCTGA
- a CDS encoding ZIP family metal transporter — MADLLYAAFLGLIAGFVPVYLGLMPLWAFKRLSSAWRAVLLSFSVGILLFLFVDVTHEGVELAEAPGSSPSLLALGLVVGLLGPVLVAGRRGRVGTAAPGTARPTPWKFMGTPRLFTAFTIALGIGLHNLGEGLAIGASYAAGTIGLTTLLVIGFFIHNSTEGLGVSAPIAAEPTGRGEFLLLGFVAGFPTIIGSMIGSLSDSGALGTLFFAAAAGALLYVIVELVKASYAPDRMRSGFVSILAGILFMYFTGLLVP, encoded by the coding sequence ATGGCGGACCTTCTCTACGCGGCTTTCCTCGGACTAATCGCGGGATTCGTGCCTGTATACCTCGGCCTGATGCCTCTGTGGGCTTTCAAAAGACTCTCGAGTGCCTGGAGGGCCGTGCTTCTTAGTTTCTCCGTCGGCATTCTCCTCTTTCTCTTCGTCGACGTGACCCACGAGGGCGTCGAGTTGGCGGAAGCACCGGGGAGCAGTCCCTCGCTCTTGGCTCTCGGCTTGGTCGTCGGCCTCCTGGGACCGGTCCTCGTGGCCGGCCGAAGAGGGCGAGTCGGGACCGCTGCCCCGGGGACAGCACGCCCGACCCCCTGGAAGTTCATGGGAACCCCGAGGTTGTTCACCGCCTTCACGATCGCTCTCGGGATCGGCCTGCACAACCTCGGCGAGGGCCTCGCAATTGGCGCGTCCTATGCCGCGGGGACCATCGGCCTCACGACGCTGCTCGTCATCGGGTTCTTCATCCACAACTCCACGGAAGGGCTCGGCGTCTCCGCTCCGATCGCAGCGGAGCCCACGGGGAGAGGCGAGTTCCTGCTCCTGGGCTTCGTGGCGGGCTTCCCAACGATCATCGGCAGCATGATCGGCTCCTTGTCGGACTCCGGCGCACTTGGGACTCTATTCTTCGCCGCGGCGGCGGGCGCGCTCCTCTACGTCATCGTGGAGTTGGTGAAGGCCTCGTATGCGCCCGATCGGATGCGCAGCGGGTTCGTGAGCATCCTGGCCGGCATTCTTTTCATGTACTTCACGGGCCTGCTCGTGCCGTAG
- a CDS encoding ferredoxin family protein, with protein sequence MSREVDFNAKPIDPDFMNKPDEYPETGTHFDHKVFAEGTERPDADGKAYPTKLGIHGTHVAVDFDGCVADGVCMDVCPVDVFEWLLAPGKKGTGNDKIVEKGGEEWDKYRCDKSDMIRESDCIDCMACETACPTKVIKISP encoded by the coding sequence ATGTCGCGGGAAGTGGACTTCAACGCAAAACCGATCGATCCGGACTTCATGAACAAGCCCGACGAGTATCCGGAGACGGGGACCCATTTCGACCACAAGGTCTTCGCGGAGGGCACGGAACGGCCCGACGCAGACGGCAAGGCGTACCCCACGAAGCTCGGGATCCACGGCACCCACGTCGCCGTCGACTTCGACGGATGCGTCGCGGACGGCGTGTGCATGGACGTCTGTCCCGTCGACGTATTCGAGTGGCTCCTCGCCCCGGGCAAGAAGGGAACGGGCAACGACAAGATCGTCGAGAAGGGCGGCGAGGAATGGGACAAGTACCGGTGCGACAAGTCCGACATGATCCGGGAGTCGGACTGCATCGACTGCATGGCGTGCGAGACGGCGTGCCCGACGAAAGTCATCAAGATTAGTCCATAG
- a CDS encoding aminotransferase class I/II-fold pyridoxal phosphate-dependent enzyme, giving the protein MARRPGPRTRAIHGRRRKGHGPLVTPTYASSTWALDSARQGAEFAVESGPEAYYTRWGNPTLRDLEEALADLEGGARGLVTGSGMGAIASAILSCVDAGDHVVSGSSLYTATTEIFTRLLPRFGVKTTFVDPRRPRAWIEAVRRNTRLVYVETPANPTMMITDIREAVRAARSVGARTLADNTFATPINQRPILLGVDAVLHSATKYIGGHSDVVAGAVVAAKAELFDRIWFTYKMLGPTLGPFEAFLVRRGLKTLPLRMRVHESNAQALAEFLEAHRAVRVVHYPGLPSFPQHALAGKQMSGYGGMLSFELSGGYRSAKAFVESVRVATLAVSLGGAETLVQHPASMTHGPLTDAERRVSGVTEGLVRVSVGLEDADDLTDDFDASIRKASRSRRSG; this is encoded by the coding sequence GTGGCGAGACGACCCGGCCCGCGGACCCGCGCCATCCACGGGCGGCGACGAAAGGGCCACGGGCCGCTCGTGACGCCGACCTACGCGAGCTCCACGTGGGCCCTCGACTCGGCGCGTCAGGGTGCGGAGTTCGCGGTCGAATCCGGGCCTGAAGCATATTACACGCGATGGGGCAACCCAACCCTCCGAGACCTCGAAGAGGCGCTCGCCGACCTCGAGGGCGGTGCGCGCGGCCTCGTGACCGGATCCGGGATGGGTGCAATCGCCTCCGCCATCCTGTCGTGCGTGGACGCGGGCGATCATGTCGTCTCGGGCTCGAGCCTGTACACCGCGACTACGGAAATCTTCACACGTCTCCTGCCTCGGTTCGGCGTGAAGACGACCTTCGTGGATCCGCGTCGTCCGCGCGCCTGGATCGAGGCGGTGCGACGGAACACGCGACTCGTGTACGTCGAGACCCCTGCGAACCCGACCATGATGATCACGGACATCCGCGAGGCCGTGCGGGCCGCGCGTTCCGTTGGAGCTCGGACCCTCGCCGACAACACGTTCGCGACGCCGATTAACCAGCGTCCGATCCTGTTGGGCGTCGATGCGGTCCTGCACAGCGCGACGAAGTACATCGGGGGCCACAGCGACGTCGTGGCGGGCGCGGTCGTCGCCGCAAAAGCCGAGCTGTTCGACCGGATCTGGTTCACCTACAAGATGCTCGGCCCGACGCTCGGTCCCTTCGAGGCGTTCCTCGTGCGCCGCGGACTGAAGACGCTCCCGTTACGGATGCGCGTCCACGAGTCGAACGCACAGGCTCTCGCCGAATTCCTGGAGGCGCATCGTGCCGTGCGCGTCGTGCACTATCCCGGATTGCCGTCGTTCCCGCAACACGCCCTCGCCGGGAAGCAGATGTCCGGGTACGGCGGGATGTTGAGCTTCGAGCTGAGCGGAGGATACCGCTCGGCGAAGGCGTTCGTGGAATCCGTGCGTGTCGCAACGCTGGCGGTGAGCCTCGGCGGTGCGGAGACGCTGGTCCAGCACCCCGCTTCGATGACGCACGGCCCCTTGACGGACGCGGAGCGTCGGGTGAGCGGGGTCACCGAAGGACTCGTTCGCGTGAGCGTCGGCCTCGAGGACGCGGACGACTTGACTGACGATTTTGATGCATCCATTCGAAAGGCGTCCCGATCGCGTCGCTCCGGGTAG